TAAACTTATACTTCTTATCTTTTTATTTAGATACGCTGTAGCTTTTTCGTTTCTCACTAAACTATCTGAATCTTTAATTTCCAAATATTCGATTAGATTGAATTTCTTAATAATCTTTTCGCTGAAGCTTCTACTTTTCATTATCATTATCAATTCAGTGCTTGCTGGTTGTAATCCACCTTGAAAAAGAGAAGATCCTGCACCGAGAAATGAAGTTAAAGTTGAGGAGGTCTGGTTTTTTGCAGGTAAGATTGTAGCTTTTGAAGCCCAATATTTAGTGGCAGATAAACTATAAATTATTGCAATTACGCTTACGATTAAAGTGGTAATAATTATAAATTTTTTATGTTTTGAAATTACTAATAAAAGATCTAAAATATCAACTTCTTTTTTTCTCATACGTACTCCTCTTATTTATGATTACCATTTAACATTTTGAATTACAATAAGAACTGTTGCAATATCAGCGGCAACTTTCAGCACATCTTGAGCAATTTCCCAATAATCATACTCTTTTTTCTCAGGAATGAAAATCATATCACCAACCTCAATTTTAGTATTCTTATCTGGCTTTAACCATTCACCAGTTACAGCCTTAATCAATCTTATTTTACTTTTTCGTGCTCTCCAAGCAAATCCACCAGCTTTATTGATATAATATAGATAGTTTCTACCCGAAATAAATGTAATAAGTCCAGGACTTTTTACTTGACCCGAGACAGTTATAGTAATGGTTTTGTCTGGAATATAGATGAAATCACCGCTTTTCAATAAAATGTCTGCACCTTTATCCTTATCAAGCAAAAGTTTCCCAAAATCAATAGGGACCATTCCTTTTAATTCTCGGGACTTGGTTTTAAAATATTCATACTCCATATCAGTCATATCTTCAACCAACATCAATTTTAGTCTTTCAAATTCCTGGTCAACTATATCTACACTCCTTCTTCGCTGGATGTAGGCATTTTTCAGGTCAGCTTTATCAGTTGGTCCGCCGCATTTTTCAAGAATTTCAGAAAGGTATGCCTTACCTTCTTCTATTGAATATG
The sequence above is a segment of the Candidatus Cloacimonadota bacterium genome. Coding sequences within it:
- a CDS encoding SLBB domain-containing protein → YHKREELKVTVSGAVKNPDEYNLTEGYRLSDAIAVSGGLRDDAYLEKAEIVKFKDNHINTEILSVNLNKVIDNPECGDNLLLKNDDRIFIRSIPEFHEKKGVTVSGEVRFPGAYSIEEGKAYLSEILEKCGGPTDKADLKNAYIQRRRSVDIVDQEFERLKLMLVEDMTDMEYEYFKTKSRELKGMVPIDFGKLLLDKDKGADILLKSGDFIYIPDKTITITVSGQVKSPGLITFISGRNYLYYINKAGGFAWRARKSKIRLIKAVTGEWLKPDKNTKIEVGDMIFIPEKKEYDYWEIAQDVLKVAADIATVLIVIQNVKW